One Hevea brasiliensis isolate MT/VB/25A 57/8 chromosome 5, ASM3005281v1, whole genome shotgun sequence genomic region harbors:
- the LOC110667492 gene encoding transcription factor bHLH94 — protein sequence MALEAVVYQQDLFGHNSKELYNLLGGNWSYDHSLEKEDAKACSFDNFLHNQNENFLHGGWNSSSPPPMFPHFSEMLQINPSPDANNANNGLTSTPAATDLLPDHHLLGHSSSTIPARAKRRRSRTRKNKEEIENQRMTHIAVERNRRKQMNEYLSVLRSLMPESYVQRGDQASIIGGAINFVKELEQRLQLLGAQKETSEKSDGVQASSLPFSEFFTFPQYSTSSTRCENSVAAMNETMSAKQSTSVVDIEVTMVESHANLKIRSKRRPKQLLKVVSGLLTMRLTILHLNVTTLHQIVLYSLSVKVEDDCKLSSVDEIATAVYEMLGRIQEECSTMK from the exons aTGGCACTAGAGGCTGTGGTCTATCAACAAGACCTGTTTGGTCACAATAGCAAAGAACTCTACAACTTGCTAGGAGGGAATTGGAGCTATGACCATAGCCTGGAAAAGGAAGATGCCAAAGCGTGCTCTTTTGATAATTTTCTCCAcaaccaaaatgaaaatttccttcATGGGGGTTGGAACTCTTCCTCACCACCTCCCATGTTCCCTCATTTTAGTGAAATGCTTCAAATCAACCCATCCCCAGATGCTAACAATGCTAATAATGGACTTACTTCGACTCCAGCTGCTACTGACTTATTGCCTGATCATCACTTATTGGGTCACTCCTCATCAACCATCCCTGCTCGTGCCAAGAGACGTCGATCTAGGACTAGAAAAAACAAAGAAGAGATCGAGAATCAGAGAATGACTCACATTGCAGTGGAGCGCAATCGAAGAAAGCAAATGAACGAGTATCTCTCCGTTCTTCGATCTTTAATGCCTGAGTCTTACGTTCAAAgg GGTGACCAAGCATCAATTATTGGAGGAGCCATTAATTTTGTGAAGGAGCTGGAGCAGCGATTGCAATTACTTGGTGCCCAGAAAGAAACAAGTGAAAAATCTGATGGTGTTCAAGCCTCTTCGCTGCCTTTCTCTGAATTCTTTACATTCCCACAGTACTCTACGAGTTCAACTCGGTGCGAAAACTCGGTGGCAGCAATGAATGAAACAATGAGTGCGAAACAGTCTACTAGCGTAGTTGATATAGAAGTGACCATGGTGGAGAGTCATGCAAACCTCAAAATAAGATCGAAAAGGAGACCAAAGCAGCTGCTGAAGGTTGTTTCTGGGTTGCTTACTATGCGTCTGACCATCCTTCACCTAAATGTCACAACACTTCACCAAATCGTACTTTATTCTCTAAGTGTGAAG GTGGAAGATGACTGTAAGCTGAGTTCAGTGGATGAAATTGCCACAGCAGTGTATGAGATGCTAGGTAGGATTCAAGAAGAGTGTTCTACGATGAAATGA
- the LOC110667482 gene encoding UPF0603 protein At1g54780, chloroplastic has translation MEALLFSDSLSPLLNLKPSSPKIHFLPSLQARSNSPSLSKTITCSLKNHTPRCFKPFFLIPTSWVSHAQQGLAALALSLVLNFSPLLYTGNALASEFDVINEGPPKDSYVVDDASVLSRVTKSDLRQLLSDLEARKNFKINFITVRKLTSKADAFEYADQILEKWYPTVEEGNNKGIVVLVTSQKEGAVTGGPGFVQAVGESVLDSTVSENLPVLATEEKYNEAVFSSAKRLVAAIDGLPDPGGPKFKDNKRESNFKTREETEEKRGQFSLVVGGLLVIAFVVPMAQYYAYVSKK, from the exons ATGGAAGCCTTACTTTTCTCTGACTCTCTATCCCCTCTCCTCAACCTGAAACCTTCCTCTCCAAAAATCCACTTCCTACCTTCACTCCAGGCTAGATCAAACTCACCCTCTCTCAGTAAAACCATTACTTGTAGCCTCAAGAACCACACTCCACGGTGTTTTAAACCATTTTTTCTGATACCCACAAGCTGGGTCTCTCATGCCCAACAAGGCCTGGCAGCTCTAGCTCTCTCTTTGGTACTCAACTTTAGTCCACTTTTGTACACTGGCAATGCACTAGCATCTGAATTTGATGTTATCAATGAAGGCCCACCAAAGGACTCTTATGTTGTTGATGATGCTAGTGTGCTTAGTCGAGTGACCAAATCTGATCTGAGGCAGCTATTATCAGACTTGGAGGCTAGGAAGAACTTCAAGATTAATTTCATCACTGTTAGAAAGCTAACT AGCAAAGCTGACGCTTTTGAGTATGCTGACCAAATTCTGGAGAAATGGTATCCCACTGTTGAAGAGGGCAACAATAAGGGAATTGTTGTGCTTGTAACCAGCCAAAAGGAAGGAGCAGTAACAGGGGGCCCTGGATTTGTCCAAGCAGTGGGAGAAAGTGTTCTTGATTCCACAGTCTCAGAAAACCTTCCTG TATTGGCTACAGAAGAGAAGTACAATGAAGCAGTGTTTAGCAGTGCCAAGAGGCTTGTAGCTGCCATTGATGGGCTTCCTGATCCTGGGGGACCCAAGTTCAAGGACAATAAGAGAGAATCCAACTTCAAAACCAGGGAAGAAACAGAAGAGAAGAGGGGGCAGTTCTCTCTGGTGGTTGGAGGTCTTTTGGTGATTGCTTTTGTGGTTCCTATGGCACAATACTATGCTTATGTTTCCAAGAAATAG